A genome region from Labilibaculum antarcticum includes the following:
- a CDS encoding carboxymuconolactone decarboxylase family protein: MSKLKVHSIDSAPENSKVLLEKSVKAFGMLPGLHGVLAESPQLLEAYQVLHELFSNSSFNNDELTVVWQTINVEHECHYCVPAHTGIANMMKVDPAITEALRNQTAMPTEKLQALHEMTLSVVRKRGNVSGEELEAFYAAGYEKRHLLDIILGLSQKIISNYTNHIAETPIDKPFEKFTWSKN, encoded by the coding sequence ATGAGTAAATTAAAAGTTCACAGTATAGATTCAGCACCGGAAAACAGTAAAGTATTATTAGAAAAATCAGTAAAAGCTTTTGGTATGTTACCTGGTTTGCACGGAGTTTTGGCTGAATCGCCACAATTGCTTGAAGCTTACCAAGTGTTGCATGAATTATTTTCTAATTCTTCATTCAATAATGATGAGTTAACAGTGGTGTGGCAAACAATTAATGTAGAACATGAATGTCATTACTGTGTGCCAGCACATACAGGTATTGCGAACATGATGAAAGTAGATCCTGCGATAACAGAAGCCTTAAGAAATCAAACTGCAATGCCAACTGAGAAACTGCAAGCATTACATGAAATGACACTTTCTGTTGTTCGTAAGCGTGGAAATGTTTCTGGTGAGGAATTAGAGGCTTTTTACGCCGCAGGATACGAGAAACGTCATCTATTGGATATTATTCTAGGTCTTTCGCAAAAAATAATCAGCAACTACACAAATCATATTGCCGAAACACCAATTGATAAGCCATTTGAAAAATTTACTTGGTCGAAGAATTAG
- a CDS encoding TetR/AcrR family transcriptional regulator yields the protein MARRKEYIEEEVIEKAMNLFWLNGYESTSTRMLEKEMGINQFSIYSSFGSKEGVFLESLKCYKKKLGLLTDKLKVSANGKEGIKQYFIDFIEFSKENETKKGCLVTNAVNELGGSADSLIMEESFKFTNEVRNLFVDNLKFDTGKSEETIEKQANYLIISMLGLSMASKFFSRDQLDDYIENVFENL from the coding sequence ATGGCTAGACGAAAAGAATATATTGAAGAGGAAGTGATAGAAAAGGCGATGAACCTTTTCTGGCTGAATGGTTATGAATCTACTTCAACTCGTATGTTGGAAAAAGAAATGGGTATCAACCAATTCTCCATATACTCTAGTTTTGGAAGTAAAGAAGGTGTTTTTTTGGAAAGTTTAAAGTGCTATAAAAAGAAATTAGGACTACTTACAGATAAGCTAAAGGTATCGGCAAATGGGAAAGAAGGAATTAAGCAATACTTTATTGATTTTATTGAATTTTCGAAAGAAAATGAAACTAAAAAAGGATGTTTAGTTACGAATGCGGTTAATGAATTAGGAGGAAGTGCGGACAGTTTAATAATGGAGGAGAGTTTTAAATTTACAAATGAGGTTAGAAACTTATTTGTGGATAATTTGAAATTTGATACAGGCAAAAGTGAGGAAACGATAGAAAAACAGGCTAACTATTTAATAATTTCAATGTTAGGATTGTCGATGGCATCTAAGTTTTTTAGTAGAGATCAGTTAGATGATTATATTGAAAATGTTTTTGAAAATCTCTAG
- the ppnP gene encoding pyrimidine/purine nucleoside phosphorylase, with translation MISANAYFNDTVKSLGYTTASGKSTVGVMEEGNYEFGTSMHETMTVLEGELIVLLPNKTEWKSYKPSETFEIEANASFKVKSIGQTSYLCQYK, from the coding sequence ATGATTTCGGCTAACGCATATTTTAATGATACCGTAAAATCTTTAGGCTACACAACTGCATCGGGTAAATCAACTGTTGGAGTTATGGAAGAAGGCAACTATGAATTTGGAACTTCAATGCACGAAACAATGACTGTTCTTGAAGGTGAATTAATTGTATTACTTCCTAACAAAACTGAATGGAAATCTTACAAACCAAGCGAAACTTTTGAAATTGAAGCGAATGCTTCTTTTAAAGTAAAATCGATTGGACAAACCTCCTATTTGTGTCAATACAAATAA
- the sigZ gene encoding RNA polymerase sigma factor SigZ gives MVEHIWQTYHKQLLSFIQQRVSDSSMADDILQEVFIKIHTRIDSLQDNKKIKAWLFQITRNTIIDYYRKANPLDGSLDELNDLEDEDEPIALQDIQSCIVPMIKSLPEDYRDALLMTELNGLSQKKLADKLHISYSAAKSRVQRGRSLLKEALSTCCSFEHDSKGRLIDYEKKSPSCDNCKDSNANC, from the coding sequence ATGGTAGAACATATCTGGCAAACATATCACAAGCAGTTGCTTTCTTTTATTCAACAGAGAGTATCGGATTCTTCGATGGCCGATGATATTTTACAGGAAGTATTCATTAAAATTCACACAAGAATTGATAGTTTGCAGGACAATAAGAAGATAAAAGCCTGGTTGTTCCAAATTACCCGCAATACCATTATCGATTACTATCGAAAAGCAAATCCACTTGATGGAAGTCTGGATGAATTAAACGATTTGGAAGATGAAGATGAACCTATTGCTTTGCAGGATATTCAGTCTTGCATTGTTCCTATGATTAAATCTTTACCTGAAGATTATCGGGATGCACTTTTAATGACAGAGCTTAACGGTTTAAGTCAGAAGAAGCTGGCCGATAAATTACACATCTCTTATTCTGCAGCCAAATCGCGGGTTCAGCGTGGTCGTTCCTTGCTAAAAGAAGCACTTAGTACTTGTTGCAGTTTCGAGCACGATTCAAAAGGAAGATTGATCGATTATGAGAAGAAATCACCCAGTTGTGATAACTGTAAGGACAGCAATGCAAATTGTTAA
- a CDS encoding RDD family protein, giving the protein MADVGIETTQNVRINFQLASVGERISASLLDFLFLFVMSIIIMLFAGILGESKVWGLLFMIPLLFYTLLFEVFMNGQTPGKKIMKIKVSMVDGSAPTFSNYLIRWMFRLIDISLTYGICGILCIVIGEKGQRLGDILAKTTVIKTKRKVSIQNTILVDIPENYELVFPESKNINERDLPLFKKVIAQIESLEDPVEKLQFGLRARKNVMEKLEIKTEMQPLQFFKTLLIDYNLIHRDK; this is encoded by the coding sequence ATGGCAGATGTAGGAATAGAAACAACTCAAAATGTTCGAATTAATTTTCAATTGGCTAGTGTAGGCGAAAGAATTTCAGCAAGTTTACTCGATTTCTTGTTCTTATTTGTCATGTCTATAATTATAATGCTATTCGCGGGTATACTAGGGGAAAGTAAGGTTTGGGGGTTGTTGTTCATGATTCCTTTGTTATTTTACACCTTGCTGTTTGAAGTTTTTATGAATGGGCAAACACCGGGTAAAAAGATCATGAAAATTAAAGTGAGTATGGTGGATGGATCTGCGCCAACTTTTTCGAATTATTTGATTCGATGGATGTTTAGGTTGATTGATATTTCATTGACTTATGGCATTTGTGGAATTCTTTGCATTGTAATCGGCGAAAAAGGACAACGATTAGGCGACATTCTTGCAAAAACAACAGTAATTAAAACAAAACGGAAAGTATCAATTCAAAATACTATTTTAGTCGATATCCCGGAAAATTATGAGCTTGTTTTTCCTGAATCAAAAAATATTAATGAACGAGATCTTCCTCTGTTCAAAAAGGTGATTGCCCAGATCGAGAGTTTGGAGGATCCGGTTGAAAAATTGCAATTTGGATTACGTGCACGAAAGAATGTAATGGAAAAGCTCGAAATTAAGACTGAGATGCAGCCCTTACAGTTTTTTAAAACATTACTAATTGACTACAATTTGATTCATCGCGACAAATAA
- a CDS encoding stage II sporulation protein M, whose translation MKEVVFLDRNSKKWKEFENILTNESHSDPDAIADLYIQLTDDLSYAQTFYPNSSTTDYLNQLSVSVHQEIYKNQKAEKGKFKQFWTTELPLILFQTRKQLLYSLLIFLVSTILGAVSASNEQSFVRAILGDNYVNMTIDNIKKGDPMAVYKQEGQTAMFLGITINNIKVSFMAFVFGILTAFGTGYVLFNNGVMLGGFTYFFVENGLFWESTRVIWIHGTLEISAIIISGAAGIVLGNSMIFPGTLPRKTSMQIGVRKGIKIIIGIIPMFIVAGFLEGYVTRLTEMPMWLSWVIIICSLLFVIWYFIINPKLVYQKISNS comes from the coding sequence ATGAAAGAAGTAGTTTTTCTGGATCGTAACAGCAAAAAATGGAAAGAATTTGAAAACATTCTCACTAATGAATCACATAGTGATCCGGATGCCATCGCTGATTTATACATTCAATTAACGGATGATCTATCCTACGCTCAAACCTTTTATCCTAACTCTTCAACAACTGATTACCTAAATCAACTAAGTGTAAGTGTTCATCAGGAAATCTATAAAAATCAGAAAGCTGAAAAGGGAAAATTCAAACAATTTTGGACTACCGAATTGCCTTTAATCCTTTTCCAGACACGAAAACAATTACTCTATTCTTTACTGATATTTCTTGTCTCAACAATTTTAGGTGCTGTATCTGCAAGTAACGAACAGTCTTTTGTGCGTGCTATTCTTGGTGATAACTACGTGAATATGACCATCGATAACATTAAAAAAGGAGACCCAATGGCCGTTTATAAACAGGAAGGACAGACAGCAATGTTTCTTGGAATTACCATTAACAACATTAAAGTATCATTTATGGCTTTTGTTTTTGGAATACTTACCGCTTTTGGTACGGGTTACGTTCTATTTAACAATGGGGTTATGCTGGGAGGTTTCACCTATTTCTTTGTTGAAAATGGATTGTTTTGGGAAAGCACCCGAGTCATCTGGATTCATGGAACACTTGAAATATCAGCAATTATAATATCGGGAGCAGCAGGAATTGTTTTGGGAAACAGTATGATCTTCCCAGGTACTCTGCCTCGAAAAACATCCATGCAAATAGGAGTTCGTAAAGGCATCAAAATTATTATAGGAATAATTCCAATGTTTATAGTTGCCGGCTTTTTAGAAGGCTATGTAACCCGCCTTACCGAAATGCCTATGTGGCTTAGCTGGGTCATTATTATTTGTTCCCTCCTATTCGTTATTTGGTATTTTATTATTAACCCCAAACTCGTTTATCAAAAAATAAGTAATTCCTAA
- a CDS encoding DUF4129 domain-containing protein: protein MSKKILAILFIGWLHFFIGTSPILAQETFNSDSLVMDTGQVQLWEKSVPEERIENYRKQSDFNYNLTEVKQETVWGRFVQWIKNWFTIMIKGLGVIWYLRYIILAALVLLLITLIYRSKFTGLFHPNQEVTAMEFSDTANPTKVNWEQKIKEAHLQKEYRLAVRYHYLSLLKGLSQHKIIAWKSEKTNYDYIKEIKHDKIKTDFIELSELYEAVWYGDFPIAKHDYHQIDDEFARLNILVSQTKEFAS, encoded by the coding sequence ATGAGTAAAAAAATACTAGCAATACTATTTATCGGCTGGCTCCACTTCTTTATTGGAACCAGCCCTATTTTAGCACAGGAAACTTTCAATTCAGATAGCCTTGTGATGGATACTGGGCAAGTTCAACTATGGGAAAAATCTGTTCCTGAAGAACGAATTGAAAATTACCGCAAACAAAGCGATTTTAATTACAATTTAACTGAAGTAAAACAGGAAACTGTTTGGGGACGTTTTGTTCAATGGATTAAAAATTGGTTTACTATCATGATTAAAGGGCTTGGAGTTATCTGGTATTTAAGATACATTATTCTTGCCGCTCTGGTTCTATTGCTAATCACCCTAATTTATCGCAGTAAATTTACAGGTTTATTTCATCCCAATCAGGAAGTTACAGCCATGGAATTTAGCGATACAGCAAATCCAACAAAGGTAAATTGGGAACAAAAAATTAAAGAAGCACATCTTCAAAAAGAATACCGCTTAGCAGTACGCTATCATTATCTATCCCTTTTAAAAGGCTTAAGCCAGCATAAAATTATTGCCTGGAAATCGGAAAAAACCAATTACGATTACATCAAAGAAATAAAACATGATAAAATAAAAACAGATTTCATTGAATTAAGCGAATTGTACGAGGCCGTTTGGTATGGAGATTTCCCCATTGCTAAACATGATTATCATCAAATTGATGATGAATTTGCACGTTTGAACATTCTAGTATCACAAACCAAAGAATTCGCCTCATGA
- a CDS encoding DUF4350 domain-containing protein — MKINIPKNAFPVIGILIILILMELFAPQPIDWTRSFNEDDKRPFGCFLLRELIEEEFFPEQEFEISREAIFNYPILDSLAPNKNYIFVTDDFSPQKWEIKRLLNLVKNGNQIVIATSNLGKVFSDTIHVQFNSDLEFTDLAVKNARSQNFENPNLKDKNNSKYSKAFDNTSINKFHKDSLIVLGRDNQKRIQLVKIPYGKGNFFISSQPLAFTNYNVVQNKNADYIAGVFSYLPANPIVWDEYYKPLRALRSTSPIVFLLSSPPLKMAYYLLLTCLILVLIFQGKRKQKMIPILKPIPNTTLQFIRTMGRLYYNRKNHKDIALKKIKYLKEFCKSRYHIDLSIDTLNEVSKRSGISLKTLEILFKLINKISNSNNISKEELEDLNSKVDYIYKSGK; from the coding sequence ATGAAAATAAATATCCCTAAAAATGCGTTTCCCGTAATTGGAATCTTGATTATCCTGATTCTAATGGAACTTTTTGCCCCTCAGCCAATCGACTGGACAAGAAGTTTTAATGAGGATGACAAACGCCCGTTTGGTTGTTTTCTCTTGCGTGAATTAATAGAAGAAGAATTCTTCCCTGAACAGGAATTTGAAATTAGTAGAGAGGCTATTTTCAACTATCCGATTCTTGACAGTCTCGCGCCAAACAAGAATTATATTTTTGTGACAGATGATTTTTCTCCACAGAAATGGGAAATTAAACGACTACTGAATTTGGTTAAAAATGGAAATCAGATAGTAATTGCAACATCTAATTTGGGTAAAGTTTTCTCGGACACCATACATGTGCAATTTAACAGCGATCTTGAATTTACAGATCTGGCCGTAAAAAATGCAAGGTCTCAGAATTTTGAAAACCCAAATTTAAAAGATAAAAACAACTCAAAATATTCAAAAGCATTTGATAATACATCAATTAATAAATTTCACAAGGACAGTCTGATCGTTTTGGGACGCGACAACCAAAAAAGAATTCAATTGGTAAAGATCCCCTATGGCAAAGGAAATTTTTTCATAAGCAGTCAGCCTTTAGCCTTCACAAATTACAATGTGGTTCAAAACAAAAATGCAGATTATATTGCAGGCGTATTCAGCTACTTACCTGCCAATCCTATAGTTTGGGATGAATATTACAAACCTCTTAGAGCTTTACGATCGACTAGTCCAATTGTATTTTTGCTCTCAAGTCCACCCTTAAAAATGGCGTACTATCTTCTTTTGACTTGTCTTATTCTTGTTCTTATTTTTCAAGGAAAACGCAAACAAAAAATGATTCCAATACTAAAACCGATTCCCAATACAACTCTGCAGTTCATTAGAACAATGGGTAGATTGTATTACAATCGTAAAAACCACAAAGACATTGCCCTCAAAAAAATAAAATACCTAAAAGAATTCTGTAAGAGTCGTTACCACATCGATCTAAGCATCGATACTTTAAATGAAGTAAGTAAACGATCGGGAATTTCCTTAAAAACTCTTGAAATTCTATTTAAACTAATAAACAAAATATCAAATTCCAATAACATCTCGAAAGAAGAATTGGAAGACTTAAATTCTAAAGTTGATTACATTTATAAATCCGGCAAATAA
- a CDS encoding AAA family ATPase produces MENKPQFKNRIDLEELNHLVAQIKYEIKKVIIGQEKNIDLLLVGLFAQGHVLIEGVPGIAKTLSAKLLAKSISSDFSRIQFTPDLMPSDVLGTTIFNLSTSKFEFNKGPIFSNIILIDEINRAPAKTQSALFEVMEEAQITIDGTTHKMEQPFWVIATQNPIEQEGTYRLPEAQLDRFLMKIEFTYPDELEELEILATKNERKGKNEIAVISEVLNSEQINQLRHQVQEIHIEENLQKYIVQIVQSTRNHPGIILGASPRASVAVMMAAKALSAIRGRDFVTPDDIKEVIIPALHHRLILTPEKEMEGVLPKQIIAQIIEGIEIPR; encoded by the coding sequence ATGGAAAATAAACCTCAATTTAAAAACCGTATCGATTTGGAAGAACTCAATCATTTGGTTGCACAAATTAAATACGAGATTAAAAAAGTAATTATTGGACAAGAGAAAAATATCGACCTATTGCTTGTTGGTTTATTTGCCCAAGGACACGTTTTAATTGAAGGTGTTCCAGGAATTGCTAAAACCCTTTCTGCAAAACTATTGGCAAAATCAATTTCTTCCGATTTTTCGAGAATTCAATTTACTCCGGATTTAATGCCTTCGGATGTTTTAGGAACCACAATTTTCAACCTAAGTACATCTAAATTTGAGTTTAACAAAGGTCCTATTTTCTCCAATATCATTTTGATAGATGAAATTAACCGTGCTCCGGCAAAAACCCAATCGGCTCTTTTTGAGGTAATGGAAGAGGCTCAAATCACTATTGATGGAACAACTCATAAAATGGAGCAACCGTTCTGGGTGATTGCAACACAAAACCCTATTGAACAAGAAGGTACGTATCGTTTACCAGAGGCCCAACTGGATCGTTTTCTGATGAAAATAGAATTCACTTACCCTGATGAACTGGAAGAACTTGAAATTCTGGCAACCAAAAATGAACGAAAAGGTAAAAACGAAATTGCGGTAATTTCAGAAGTCCTGAATTCGGAACAAATCAACCAGTTGCGTCATCAGGTACAGGAAATACATATCGAAGAAAATCTTCAAAAATACATTGTTCAAATTGTTCAAAGTACAAGAAATCACCCTGGAATTATTTTAGGTGCTTCTCCCAGAGCATCGGTTGCAGTTATGATGGCCGCAAAAGCACTTTCCGCTATTAGAGGCAGAGATTTCGTTACTCCGGATGATATTAAAGAGGTTATTATTCCGGCATTGCATCACAGATTGATATTAACTCCTGAAAAGGAAATGGAAGGTGTTCTTCCGAAGCAAATAATTGCACAGATTATAGAAGGAATTGAAATTCCACGATAG
- a CDS encoding DUF58 domain-containing protein — translation MKFIKSIYLTQNLYWGMVLLALISILGHFIPLLFPVARLLLLLFFVCLGLDIFILYRSKKGIIASRKCPEKLSNGDDNSISIFVENENPLATRIDIIDELPAQFQKRDFLYSFQLKSGEKKQIDYDVRPTERGEYHFGLLNVYVSSFLRLIQRRYKIEAEQMLPCYPSFMQMRQYELLAFSNRLNDYGVKRIRRIGHQMEFDQIREYVKGDDYRTINWKATARKSQIMVNQYQDEKSQPVYCLIDTGRSMKMPFNGLTLLDYAINTSLVISNTAVIKNDKAGLICFGKDINAHIPADGRRTQIRKIMEVLYNQKTNYPESNYELLHSSARRLLRNRSLLILFTNFESLDSMKRQLPYLQGLAKDHLLMVIFFTNTEIQEITQQSAKTIEEIYIKTIGEKFIYDKKLIVKELEKYGIHAILSDPKDLTINTLNKYLEFKSRGLI, via the coding sequence ATGAAATTCATTAAATCGATATATCTAACACAAAATTTGTACTGGGGAATGGTTCTTTTGGCTTTAATTTCCATTCTCGGGCATTTTATCCCTCTGCTGTTTCCTGTCGCCCGACTTCTCTTACTTTTGTTTTTCGTATGCCTCGGACTGGATATTTTTATTCTATACCGAAGTAAAAAAGGCATTATCGCATCACGAAAGTGCCCGGAGAAACTATCCAATGGAGATGACAATTCCATTTCAATATTTGTAGAAAACGAAAACCCTTTGGCTACAAGGATAGATATTATCGATGAATTGCCTGCTCAGTTTCAAAAAAGAGATTTTCTTTATTCTTTTCAGCTAAAATCTGGAGAGAAAAAACAAATCGATTACGACGTAAGACCCACTGAAAGAGGCGAATATCATTTTGGACTTTTGAATGTATATGTCTCCTCTTTTTTGCGACTGATCCAAAGAAGATATAAAATAGAGGCCGAACAAATGCTTCCATGTTATCCTTCTTTTATGCAGATGCGACAATACGAATTGCTGGCTTTTTCGAATCGACTAAATGATTATGGGGTAAAACGAATCAGACGAATTGGTCACCAGATGGAATTTGACCAAATTCGGGAATATGTGAAAGGTGATGATTACAGAACCATTAACTGGAAAGCGACCGCTCGCAAATCACAAATAATGGTGAACCAGTACCAGGATGAAAAATCGCAACCTGTGTACTGCCTTATTGATACGGGACGATCGATGAAAATGCCCTTTAATGGGTTAACTCTTCTTGATTATGCCATTAATACCAGTTTGGTAATTTCGAACACTGCCGTAATTAAAAATGATAAAGCTGGTTTAATCTGTTTTGGGAAAGATATAAATGCGCATATTCCTGCTGATGGAAGAAGAACACAAATAAGAAAAATAATGGAGGTTCTGTACAATCAGAAAACCAATTATCCTGAGTCAAATTATGAATTACTGCACAGTTCAGCCCGGCGATTACTTCGAAACAGAAGCTTACTAATTCTGTTCACAAATTTTGAGAGTCTTGATTCAATGAAGCGTCAGCTACCCTATTTGCAAGGCTTGGCAAAAGATCATTTGTTAATGGTTATCTTTTTTACAAATACAGAGATTCAGGAAATAACTCAACAATCAGCCAAAACCATTGAAGAGATTTACATTAAAACCATTGGCGAAAAGTTTATTTACGATAAAAAATTAATCGTAAAAGAATTGGAAAAATATGGAATTCATGCGATATTGAGTGACCCAAAAGATCTGACTATTAACACACTCAACAAATATCTTGAATTTAAGTCCAGAGGATTGATCTAA
- a CDS encoding peptidylprolyl isomerase, whose translation MRNTRIMKHIYLLLVSVLTLSNCANAQNPKVEITTTLGTIELEIFEDKAPVTARYFMQNVDNNVFKDACFYRVVRMDNQPNSDIKIEVIQGGLYFEELVDQKPTIAHETTKETGILHTNGVISLARNNPGSASTEFFICVGEQPNLDFEGMRNPDGQGFAAFGKVTKGMDVVKLIQEQKDNGQMLVERIDILSIIRK comes from the coding sequence ATGAGAAATACGCGAATCATGAAACACATTTATCTTCTTCTTGTATCTGTTCTAACACTTTCGAATTGTGCAAACGCTCAAAATCCTAAAGTTGAAATCACAACTACTTTAGGCACAATTGAACTGGAAATTTTTGAAGACAAAGCTCCTGTTACAGCAAGGTATTTTATGCAGAATGTAGATAACAATGTCTTTAAAGATGCTTGCTTCTATCGTGTAGTTCGAATGGATAACCAACCAAACAGCGATATTAAAATTGAGGTGATTCAAGGTGGTTTGTACTTCGAGGAGCTAGTAGATCAGAAACCAACAATTGCTCATGAAACAACAAAAGAGACTGGCATTTTACATACCAACGGTGTTATTTCTTTGGCTAGAAATAATCCTGGATCAGCCTCCACGGAATTCTTTATTTGTGTAGGAGAGCAACCAAATTTAGATTTTGAGGGAATGCGTAATCCCGACGGACAGGGATTTGCAGCCTTTGGTAAGGTGACAAAAGGAATGGATGTAGTCAAACTAATACAGGAGCAAAAAGACAATGGACAAATGCTGGTAGAACGAATTGACATTTTATCGATAATCCGAAAATAG
- a CDS encoding HAD family hydrolase — MEGIKVIAFDADDTLWVNEPYFRESEMEFCNLLKNGMSIEEVSEELFATEIGNIPLYGYGTKAFILSMIETSLKITKGNISSEKIQSIISLGKQQMNKSIELLDGVVEVLESLQGKYKLIVATKGDLLDQERKLEKSGLLRYFHHIEVMSDKKEDDYKKLIQHLDIDFNEFLMVGNSLKSDIIPVLNLGGKAVHVPFHTTWEHEMVSEEELQKAGVSEIQNIRELISIV, encoded by the coding sequence ATGGAAGGAATAAAAGTAATAGCTTTTGATGCGGACGATACCCTTTGGGTGAATGAACCCTATTTTAGAGAATCTGAAATGGAGTTTTGTAATCTGTTGAAAAATGGGATGAGCATTGAAGAGGTTAGCGAAGAATTGTTTGCCACAGAAATAGGCAATATTCCTCTGTATGGGTATGGTACAAAGGCATTTATTTTATCGATGATTGAAACCAGCCTGAAAATCACAAAGGGAAATATTAGCTCGGAAAAAATTCAGTCAATTATTTCGTTGGGAAAGCAACAAATGAATAAATCCATTGAATTGCTCGATGGTGTAGTTGAGGTACTGGAAAGTCTTCAGGGAAAATACAAGTTAATTGTTGCTACGAAAGGTGATTTATTGGATCAGGAAAGGAAGTTGGAAAAATCAGGTTTGTTAAGATACTTTCATCACATCGAGGTAATGAGTGATAAGAAAGAAGATGATTACAAAAAGTTAATTCAACATTTAGATATTGATTTCAATGAGTTTTTAATGGTTGGTAATTCCTTAAAATCGGATATTATTCCAGTACTTAATTTGGGAGGAAAAGCGGTTCATGTTCCATTTCACACAACTTGGGAGCACGAAATGGTAAGTGAGGAAGAACTGCAAAAGGCTGGAGTAAGTGAGATTCAAAATATTCGGGAATTGATTTCGATTGTATAA
- a CDS encoding DUF7670 domain-containing protein, producing MEKRMLFQDSPSQFYLLVARIIGFLITTVFILFMVPKFIVLLSNEPTNSEGWVLLFYLLSLAYGIGFLLTFWKVGLGGLLLVISSVLITLYSFIDSKSWAVFLFFIPLYFPGILFLIYWKKDQS from the coding sequence ATGGAAAAACGTATGTTATTTCAAGACAGTCCATCTCAATTTTATCTGCTTGTGGCCCGAATTATCGGATTCCTGATTACCACTGTTTTCATTCTATTTATGGTACCTAAATTTATTGTCTTACTAAGTAACGAACCAACCAACAGCGAAGGATGGGTATTACTCTTTTATCTTCTTTCACTTGCCTATGGAATTGGCTTTTTGTTAACCTTTTGGAAAGTCGGTTTGGGAGGTTTACTACTCGTAATCAGCAGTGTCTTAATTACACTTTACTCATTTATTGATTCTAAAAGTTGGGCCGTTTTTCTTTTCTTTATCCCTCTTTACTTCCCGGGTATTTTATTCCTGATATATTGGAAAAAAGACCAATCCTAA
- a CDS encoding metallophosphoesterase translates to MYDIIGDIHGEANTLKHMLLSLDYEEGKEGYFHPERKAVFVGDYVDRGPGIFETLRIVREMVTAGNAYAIVGNHELNVLAFYTKDSDGLFLRAHNLKNKTQIKKTYEEFRLDKVKRKSYLKWMRSLPIFLELEGFRVVHACWDQKAIELLKKENPENCLSKKFLTKIYYEKGEVFNAAMLLLKGREFAFPDNLVLKDGYGFKRSAYRIKWWEPMNGKSFEDISFGNRFHLPEYSIPSQLYFDIPLYPENEKPVFFGHYCLGDKAGVVRSNLCCVDGCIANDGVFVAYRWDNNLPLNQKNIISVKKVKKSSLK, encoded by the coding sequence GTGTACGATATTATAGGAGATATTCATGGTGAGGCAAATACATTGAAACATATGTTGCTAAGTCTGGACTATGAGGAAGGCAAAGAAGGATATTTTCATCCTGAAAGAAAAGCTGTTTTTGTTGGTGATTACGTTGATCGTGGACCGGGAATTTTTGAAACACTAAGAATTGTCCGGGAAATGGTTACTGCAGGGAATGCCTATGCTATAGTGGGAAATCATGAACTAAATGTACTTGCATTTTATACCAAAGATAGTGATGGCCTGTTTTTAAGAGCACATAATTTGAAGAACAAAACTCAAATTAAAAAGACCTACGAAGAGTTCCGGTTAGACAAGGTGAAACGAAAATCCTATCTGAAATGGATGCGGTCTTTACCTATATTCCTCGAGCTGGAAGGATTTCGTGTCGTTCATGCTTGTTGGGATCAGAAAGCGATTGAACTTCTTAAAAAAGAAAATCCGGAAAATTGTTTGAGCAAGAAGTTTCTGACAAAAATATATTATGAAAAAGGTGAGGTTTTTAATGCGGCTATGTTGCTGCTAAAGGGGAGAGAGTTTGCTTTTCCTGATAATTTAGTGCTGAAAGATGGTTATGGTTTTAAGCGTTCGGCCTATCGAATTAAGTGGTGGGAGCCAATGAATGGGAAAAGTTTTGAAGATATTTCGTTTGGAAATAGATTTCACCTGCCTGAATACAGCATTCCATCTCAACTTTATTTTGATATTCCACTTTACCCTGAAAATGAGAAGCCGGTATTTTTCGGACACTATTGCTTGGGGGATAAGGCAGGTGTTGTTCGCAGCAATTTGTGCTGTGTGGATGGTTGCATTGCCAATGATGGTGTTTTTGTTGCCTATCGATGGGATAATAATCTTCCTCTTAACCAAAAGAATATAATTTCGGTAAAGAAGGTTAAGAAATCATCATTAAAATAG